The following is a genomic window from Candidatus Bathyarchaeota archaeon.
GGCCTCCGTCGATACACGGAACCGGGACCGAAGACTACATAGGGGCTGCGTGGGGCTTCAAGTTCGAGTTCTACGGACCCTACCACGGGCTCCCTCTTAAGGGGAACCCAGACTGGACCGGTGCCTCGTCGATGTACAGGTTCCATATAGAAGACCCGATATACTTCAGGAAGTCCATAAGGGTCACTATAGAGCATGGACACGCAAACGACCGTTCAGACGACTGGTCTAGTGTGGCGTACTGGTATCAAACTGAGCCGCATTACGAGTTCACCAAGCTTCCCCCACCTGAGCTTAGGAGGCCTAGAATCTAAGAAAGACAGGTCTAGCTATTTCATCTTCACTAGACTTCACAATAAGAGCCTAATACATCTCCGACTTTTTAGAAAATAGGCATCTGATATCCTGAGCCTCCGGGGTAGTATTTACCTTTTATCGGGATTTTCTGTCCGCAGTTCGGGCATTTTTTATCCTCTGTCAGACGCCACCGTGTTATATAGAAGCCGAACCTCTCGATGACCCTTTCACCGCAGTTAGGACAGTATGTGTGCTCATACCTATGCCCCGGGACGTTACCCAGATAAACATAGTTTAGCCCGGTCTCCTTAGCCACTTCGCAAGCCTTCTCCAAGGTATTTAGCGGTGTCGCCGGGACATCCGTCAACATGTAATCGGGGTGAAACCTCAATATGTGAAACGGCGTATCCGGACCCAAGTTATCTCTAACCCACTCCGCAAGCATTTTGAGGTCGTCGATGGAGTCGCCATACTTCGTGACTATCAGGTTCGTGATTTCTATATGTACGCCTCTACGTTTCAGCGCTTTGAGGCCTTCATATATCGGCTCCACGTCAGGTACGGCGGCCATTGTCTTGTAGAACTCTGGGTTACCTGAACCCTTGAAGTCTACGGTCGCGGCGTCGAGGTACGGCGATATGCAGTCTACGGCCACCAGCG
Proteins encoded in this region:
- a CDS encoding AmmeMemoRadiSam system radical SAM enzyme, with the translated sequence LVAVDCISPYLDAATVDFKGSGNPEFYKTMAAVPDVEPIYEGLKALKRRGVHIEITNLIVTKYGDSIDDLKMLAEWVRDNLGPDTPFHILRFHPDYMLTDVPATPLNTLEKACEVAKETGLNYVYLGNVPGHRYEHTYCPNCGERVIERFGFYITRWRLTEDKKCPNCGQKIPIKGKYYPGGSGYQMPIF